The Bacilli bacterium PM5-9 sequence TGTAAATTGAAAAAGTAAATTCCAGTTTAACCTTTTTAAACGGAATTTAGTCTTACATTAAGTTCCAGTTCTTTTTATTGTATGATTTAATTCCATTTTATTATACAATTATTTTAGTATCTTGTAGTCTTTAAAGGAGGGACTATCATGACTACTCATGATAATAAACATCTTTCTCTTGATGAAAGAAAAATTATTCAAACTGGTATTGAAAATAGAGCTTCTAAAATCAGTATTGCTAGAACTATTGCTAAAGACCCTACTACTGTCGCTAAAGAAATTAAAAAGCATCGTAAACTTAAGCCTAGAAATACCTTTAATAATAAAACTGTTTGTAAATTTAGGTTTAATTGTAACTTAAAGTGTTTTGATAAAGCTTGTCCTAACTATTGCGAAGAAGTTTGTTCCTTTAGAGATCGTAGCCCAGGTGCTTGTAACAAGTGTATCTCTATTGATAAATGCCGATTAGATAAATATTTTTATTATGCCACAGATGCTCAAAAAGAATATAAACATGATTTATCTGATTTTAGATCCGGCTTTGACCTTACTACTAACCAAAGAAAAGAATTAGCTTCTATCTTAAAACCATTGCTTGATCAAGGACAATCTATTTATCAAATTTTATCTGCTCATCCTGAAATTAAACAGTCTGATAAAACTATCTATAATTATATTGATGCTGGTCTTTTTAAGGAAGATGGTATTGATTATTTCTCTTTAAAAGAGAAAGTTCAACGCAAACATTCTAAATCTAAACTGAAAAAGCGTCGTGAACCTGTTAATTACGATAACCATAAATATATTGATTATCTCCACTTTAAAGATAATTATCCTGATGTTCCTACAACTCAAATGGATACTGTACTTAATAGTAATTCAGGACCTTATATTCAAACTTTTTATTTTGATAAAATTAAAATATTAATTGGTAGACTTCACCATCATAAAACTAGTGAGTATATGGCTAATGAATTAGATACCCTTGAAAAACAGCTTGGTAGTGTATTATTCAAAGAATTATTTTCACTACTTCTCACAGATAGAGGTACTGAGTTTCAAAAACCAGAATTATTTGAAGTTAATACTTCAACTGGTGAAGTAAGGCTAAACATCTTTTATTGTGATCCGCAACAATCACAACAAAAACCACAGATTGAAAACAATCATAATTATATTAGGGATATCATTCCTAATGAAGTTGATATTTCTAATATTAAACAGGAAGACTTAGATTTAATGTTTTCCCATATTAATAGTACACCTAGAAAAATATA is a genomic window containing:
- a CDS encoding IS30 family transposase (product_source=KO:K07482; cath_funfam=3.30.420.10; cog=COG2826; ko=KO:K07482; pfam=PF13936; superfamily=46689,53098,57586), with protein sequence MTTHDNKHLSLDERKIIQTGIENRASKISIARTIAKDPTTVAKEIKKHRKLKPRNTFNNKTVCKFRFNCNLKCFDKACPNYCEEVCSFRDRSPGACNKCISIDKCRLDKYFYYATDAQKEYKHDLSDFRSGFDLTTNQRKELASILKPLLDQGQSIYQILSAHPEIKQSDKTIYNYIDAGLFKEDGIDYFSLKEKVQRKHSKSKLKKRREPVNYDNHKYIDYLHFKDNYPDVPTTQMDTVLNSNSGPYIQTFYFDKIKILIGRLHHHKTSEYMANELDTLEKQLGSVLFKELFSLLLTDRGTEFQKPELFEVNTSTGEVRLNIFYCDPQQSQQKPQIENNHNYIRDIIPNEVDISNIKQEDLDLMFSHINSTPRKIYNGKTPIEILKFFYEDDFELIMKAFNLKEIKRDEVILKPYLLKHIYKK